The nucleotide sequence AGAAGGGCTACCGCGTCGGGGTCCTCGAGGCCGGCCCCCGCTACGAGGACGCCGACATGGCGAAGACCTCGTGGAACCTGCGCAAGTTCCTCTGGGCGCCGCAGTTCGGCATGTACGGCATCCAGCGCATCCACCTGCTGCGCAACGTCATGATCCTCGCGGGCGCGGGAGTCGGCGGCGGCTCGCTGAACTACGCGAACACGCTGTACGTGCCCAAGGAGCCGTTCTTCAACGATCCGCAGTGGCGCGACATCACCGACTGGCGTGACGAGCTGATGCCGCACTACGACCAGGCGAAGCGGATGCTCGGCGTCGTCACCAACCCGACGTTCACCGACGCCGATCGCATCCTCAAGGAGGTGGCCGACGACATGGGCGTCGGCGACACCTTCGTGCCCACCCCGGTCGGCGTCTTCTTCGGCCCGGACGGGCAGAAGACGCCGGGCAAGCGCGTGCCGGATCCGTTCTTCGGCGGCGCCGGACCGGAGCGCACCGGCTGCATCGAGTGCGGGTCCTGCATGACCGGCTGCCGCTACGGTGCCAAGAACACGCTGCTGAAGAACTACCTCGGCCTGGCCGAACGCGCCGGCGCCGACATCATCCCGATGACCACGGTGAAGGACCTCGAGCCGCAACCCGACGGGTCGTGGAAGGTGTACACCGTGCGCACCGGCCGCAAGATCCGCCGCCAACGCACCACCTACACCGCCGCCCACGTCATCGTCGCCGGCGGCACCTGGGGCACGCAGAAGCTGCTGTTCAAGCTGCGCGACACCGGCCGGCTGCCGGAGCTGTCGGACAAGTTGGGCGTGCTCACACGCACCAATTCCGAGTCGATCGTGGGCGCGGGCCGGCTGCGGGTGAAGGACGACCTCGACCTCACCCACGGCGTCGCGATCACGTCGTCGATCCACCCGAGCGAGGACACCCACATCGAACCGTGCCGGTACGGCAAGGGTTCCAACGCGATGGGTCTGCTGCAGACGCTGATGACCGACGGCCTGCTGCCCGACGGCACCGGCGTCCCGCGCTGGCGGCAGCTCATCGGCGCGGCCCGCTCGGATCCGCGCGGCACGATGCGTCTGCTCAACCCGCGTCGCTGGAGCGAGCGCACGATGATCGCCCTCGTCATGCAGAACCTCGACAACTCGATCACCACCTACACCAAGAAGACGAAGCTGGGCTTCCGTCGCGTCGTCAGCAAGCAGGGCCACGGCGAACCGAACCCGTCCTGGATCCCCGTGGGCAACGAAGTCACCCGGCGCATCGCGAAGAAGATCGACGGCGTCGCGGGCGGCACCTGGGGTGAGCTGTTCAACATCCCGCTGACCGCGCACTACCTGGGCGGCGCCGTCATCGGCGACACCAAGGAGCACGGTGTGATCGACCCCTACCACCGGGTGCACGGCTACCCGACGATGTACGTCGTCGACGGCGCCGCGATCTCCGCCAACATGGGCGTCAACCCGTCGCTGTCGATCACCGCGCAGGCCGAGCGTGCCGCCGCGCTGTGGCCCAACAAGGGCGAGCAGGACGTCCGGCCCCCGCAGGGTGAGCCGTACAAGCGCCTCGACCCCATCGCGCCCAAGCACCCGGTGGTGCCGGCCGACGCGCCCGGCGCGCTGCGCCGGCTGCCGATCGAGCCGGTGTCCTCGGCGAGCTGAGCGCTGCCCCGCCGGCGGGGACGGCGACGTCCCCGCCACTAGACTGAGCCGGTGAATTCCCCCGCTGGATCCGAGGATCGACCCGACGCCGCCGCCGCTGTGCGCCCGGTCCTGGTGGTCGACTTCGGCGCGCAGTACGCACAGCTGATCGCCCGTCGCGTCCGCGAGGCGCGGGTGTTCTCCGAGGTGGTGCCGCACACCACCACGGTCGAGGAGATCGCCGCCCGCAACCCGCAGGCGGTCGTGCTGTCCGGTGGCCCGTCGAGCGTCTACGCCGAGGGCGCCCCGCAGCTGGACCCGGCGCTGTTCGACCTCGACGTCCCGGTCTTCGGCATCTGCTACGGCTTCCAGGCGATGGCGCAGTCGCTCGGCGGCACCGTGGCGCACACCGGCACCAGTGAGTACGGCCGCACCGAGCTGAGCGTCACCGGTGGTGAGCTGCACTCCGACCTGCCGCCGATGCAGCCGGTGTGGATGAGTCACGGCGACGCCGTCACCGCGGCTCCCGACGGGTTCGAGGTCGTGGCCGCGAGTTCCGGCGCGCCCGTCGCCGCGTTCGAGAACCGGGCCCGACGGCTGGCGGGCGTCCAGTACCACCCCGAGGTGATGCACTCCCCGCACGGCCAGCAGGTGCTCAGCCGCTTCCTGCACGACTTCGCCGGCATCGACGCGTCGTGGACCCCGGCGAACATCGCCGAGAGCCTCATCGAGCAGGTGCGTGCCCAAATCGGCGACGGGCGGGCCATCTGCGGGCTCAGCGGCGGCGTCGACTCCGCCGTCGCGGCCGCGCTGGTGCAGCGCGCCATCGGCGACCGACTGACGTGCGTCTTCGTCGACCACGGTCTGTTGCGTGCCGGCGAGCGCGGCCAGGTGCAGCGCGACTTCGTCGCCGCCACCGGAGCAAACCTCGTCACCGTCGACGCCGAAGCCCGCTTCCTGGAAGCACTCTCGGGCGTCACCAACCCCGAGGGCAAGCGCAAGATCATCGGCCGGGAGTTCATCCGGGCGTTCGAGGGGGCGGTACGCGATATCGTCACCGACGGCGCCGGCGAGGTCGACTTCCTGGTGCAGGGCACGCTCTACCCGGACGTCGTCGAGTCCGGCGGCGGCACCGGCACCGCGAACATCAAGAGCCACCACAACGTCGGCGGCCTGCCCGACGATTTGAAGTTCCGTCTCGTCGAACCGCTGCGACTGCTGTTCAAGGACGAAGTGCGCGCCGTCGGCCGCGAGTTGGGCCTGCCCGAGGACATCGTCGGACGCCAGCCGTTCCCCGGCCCGGGGCTCGGCATCCGCATCGTCGGCGAGGTCACCGCCGACCGCCTCGACACGCTGCGTCGTGCGGATTCCATTGCGCGCGAAGAACTCACGGCGGCGGGTCTGGACAAGCAGATCTGGCAGTGCCCGGTGGTGTTGCTGGCCGACGTGCGCTCGGTGGGCGTGCAGGGGGACGGCCGCACCTACGGTCACCCGATCGTGCTCCGTCCGGTGTCGAGCGAGGACGCGATGACCGCCGATTGGACGCGGGTGCCCTACGAGGTGCTCGAGCGGATCTCCACCCGCATCACCAACGAGGTGCCCGAGGTGAACCGCGTCGTGCTGGACGTGACGAGCAAGCCGCCGGGCACCATCGAGTGGGAGTGACTCACTCCGGCTCGGCGTCGGCCTCCTTGGCGATGAGGTCGCCGAGGATCTGACCGACGGCCGACTCGATCGTCGACTCGATGGAGAAGGCGAGCGTCGCCGAGACCGCGGCCACCGCCTGCGTGCGGAACCGGACCAGCATGGTGATGAGTTCGGCCACCTCGGTGTCCGGAGGCAGTGCGGAACCGGGGGCGATGCGGTCCACCACGTGCTCGACGCCCGCGGCCACCAGCAGCCCGCTGATCTGGTCGACCAGCGGTGCGATCTGCTCGTGCAGGTCGATCAGCCGATCGCCCGCCACGCCGTACTGCCGGATCTCGTTGAAGGCCTCGATCAACTTGGGTCGCACGACCACGGCTTCCGGTGTGCCCGAGTGATCCTCGAGCCGGATGACGCCGAGACCGACCATGCGGTCGAACCCCGTGTCGTCGTCGACGAGACGCCGTGCGTCGGCCACGCTCATCCGCTCCGGCTTCTCGGTGGCCCACGTCCCGGCGATCGCGTTCTCCAGGCCGAGCATGTCGCCGACGTTCTTGCCCTGCTCCCACGCCGAGAGCATCTCGTCGACGTGCGTGAGGTTGTAGCCGCGGTCGAGCAGCGACGTGATGAGCCGCAGCCGGGTCAGATGGGTGTCGTTGAACAGCGCGATCCGGCCCACCCGCAGCGGTGGGTGCAGCAGTCCGCGATCGCGGTACACCCGGATGTTGCGGGTGGTGGTGCCGGCGAGCCGGGCCAGCTCCTCGATGCGGTACTCGCCGGAGGCCTCGGTGCCGTGCGGCGACACCGCGGCGTCGAACAGTTGGGAGACGGCGTTCTCGATGACGTCGCGCGAGCCGCGGCGGATCTGGCGCGGCGCCCGGCGCAGCCCGGCGAGGACGCCCGCGATGGCGCCCGCCTGCTGCTTGGGTTGCCGTCCCGACACGTCAGGTGCCCGACACGTCCGCCGGTCGGAAACTGCGCATCCGTCGAAGATACTGCCTGGCGGAGCCGGAGTGCGCCGAGGCGGTG is from Mycolicibacterium grossiae and encodes:
- a CDS encoding GMC oxidoreductase; amino-acid sequence: MPDYDVVIIGSGFGGSVSALRLTEKGYRVGVLEAGPRYEDADMAKTSWNLRKFLWAPQFGMYGIQRIHLLRNVMILAGAGVGGGSLNYANTLYVPKEPFFNDPQWRDITDWRDELMPHYDQAKRMLGVVTNPTFTDADRILKEVADDMGVGDTFVPTPVGVFFGPDGQKTPGKRVPDPFFGGAGPERTGCIECGSCMTGCRYGAKNTLLKNYLGLAERAGADIIPMTTVKDLEPQPDGSWKVYTVRTGRKIRRQRTTYTAAHVIVAGGTWGTQKLLFKLRDTGRLPELSDKLGVLTRTNSESIVGAGRLRVKDDLDLTHGVAITSSIHPSEDTHIEPCRYGKGSNAMGLLQTLMTDGLLPDGTGVPRWRQLIGAARSDPRGTMRLLNPRRWSERTMIALVMQNLDNSITTYTKKTKLGFRRVVSKQGHGEPNPSWIPVGNEVTRRIAKKIDGVAGGTWGELFNIPLTAHYLGGAVIGDTKEHGVIDPYHRVHGYPTMYVVDGAAISANMGVNPSLSITAQAERAAALWPNKGEQDVRPPQGEPYKRLDPIAPKHPVVPADAPGALRRLPIEPVSSAS
- the guaA gene encoding glutamine-hydrolyzing GMP synthase, which codes for MNSPAGSEDRPDAAAAVRPVLVVDFGAQYAQLIARRVREARVFSEVVPHTTTVEEIAARNPQAVVLSGGPSSVYAEGAPQLDPALFDLDVPVFGICYGFQAMAQSLGGTVAHTGTSEYGRTELSVTGGELHSDLPPMQPVWMSHGDAVTAAPDGFEVVAASSGAPVAAFENRARRLAGVQYHPEVMHSPHGQQVLSRFLHDFAGIDASWTPANIAESLIEQVRAQIGDGRAICGLSGGVDSAVAAALVQRAIGDRLTCVFVDHGLLRAGERGQVQRDFVAATGANLVTVDAEARFLEALSGVTNPEGKRKIIGREFIRAFEGAVRDIVTDGAGEVDFLVQGTLYPDVVESGGGTGTANIKSHHNVGGLPDDLKFRLVEPLRLLFKDEVRAVGRELGLPEDIVGRQPFPGPGLGIRIVGEVTADRLDTLRRADSIAREELTAAGLDKQIWQCPVVLLADVRSVGVQGDGRTYGHPIVLRPVSSEDAMTADWTRVPYEVLERISTRITNEVPEVNRVVLDVTSKPPGTIEWE
- a CDS encoding MerR family transcriptional regulator codes for the protein MSGRQPKQQAGAIAGVLAGLRRAPRQIRRGSRDVIENAVSQLFDAAVSPHGTEASGEYRIEELARLAGTTTRNIRVYRDRGLLHPPLRVGRIALFNDTHLTRLRLITSLLDRGYNLTHVDEMLSAWEQGKNVGDMLGLENAIAGTWATEKPERMSVADARRLVDDDTGFDRMVGLGVIRLEDHSGTPEAVVVRPKLIEAFNEIRQYGVAGDRLIDLHEQIAPLVDQISGLLVAAGVEHVVDRIAPGSALPPDTEVAELITMLVRFRTQAVAAVSATLAFSIESTIESAVGQILGDLIAKEADAEPE